A stretch of Microbacterium caowuchunii DNA encodes these proteins:
- a CDS encoding beta-glucosidase, whose product MTLEEKLAQIVGFWVDQGDEVVAPMAGEMATSARYEDATRHGLGHLTRVYGTRPVDPVERAEWLWAEQRRLRSQTRLGIPAIVHEECLTGLAAWQAATFPTPLAWGAAFDPELVEEMGEAIGRSMRELGVHQGLAPVLDVVRDPRWGRVDECIAEDPYVVGTIGTSYVRGLQSAGIHATLKHFVGYSASQAGRNHAPTQIGPRELADVFLPPFEMAIRDGGARSVMNAYTEIDGIPVASTPEYLTEILREQWGFDGVVVSDYFAVAFLKTMHGIAEDLAEAARLSLAAGIDVELPTGDAYAAPLAEAVRARRVPEELIDQAVLRVLQQKEDLGLLDEAFETPPTAVDLDDPQHRDIARRLAQESVILLSNDGVLPLAEPRRVALIGPNADSAEALMGCYSFANHVLAHHPGTPLGFEIPTLREALGAALPAAEIRTVAGCAVTGDDRSGFTEAAEAAAAADVAIVVVGDRAGLFGRGTVGEGNDVESLELPGVQRALVETVAATGTPTVMVVLTGRPYAIGWALDDASAPAAVLQTFFPGEEGATALAAILTGHAEPSGRLPVSLPRSAGAQPFTYLHPILGGASEITSADSTPVRPFGFGLGYTSFAYETFDADEAAPTDGAFTVRVRVRNTGERPGTEVVQLYGRDVVASVTRPVAQLLGYRRVELAPGAEATLVFRVPTARLALTDRRLHRVVEPGEIEVWVGTSAQRAAEANVQLTGPVHSVTAADPRITEVEVDPATARVPAATS is encoded by the coding sequence ATGACCCTCGAGGAGAAGCTCGCCCAGATCGTGGGCTTCTGGGTCGACCAGGGCGATGAGGTCGTCGCCCCGATGGCCGGCGAGATGGCTACGTCCGCCCGCTACGAGGACGCCACCCGGCACGGGCTCGGCCACCTCACCCGGGTGTACGGCACCCGGCCGGTCGACCCGGTCGAACGTGCGGAGTGGCTGTGGGCGGAGCAGCGGCGCCTGAGGTCCCAGACGCGGCTCGGCATCCCGGCGATCGTGCACGAGGAATGCCTCACCGGGCTCGCCGCATGGCAGGCGGCGACGTTCCCCACGCCCCTCGCCTGGGGCGCGGCCTTCGACCCGGAGCTCGTCGAGGAGATGGGCGAGGCGATCGGGCGGTCGATGCGCGAGCTGGGCGTGCATCAGGGACTGGCCCCGGTGCTGGACGTGGTCCGGGACCCGCGGTGGGGTCGGGTCGACGAGTGCATCGCCGAGGATCCCTACGTGGTCGGGACGATCGGCACCTCCTATGTCCGCGGACTCCAGTCCGCCGGCATCCATGCGACGCTGAAGCACTTCGTGGGCTACTCGGCATCGCAGGCGGGGCGCAACCACGCGCCGACGCAGATCGGCCCGCGAGAGCTCGCGGATGTCTTCCTGCCGCCGTTCGAGATGGCGATCCGCGACGGCGGCGCCCGCTCCGTCATGAACGCCTACACCGAGATCGACGGGATCCCGGTCGCGTCCACGCCGGAGTACCTGACCGAGATCCTCCGGGAACAGTGGGGGTTCGACGGCGTCGTCGTCTCGGACTACTTCGCGGTCGCGTTCCTGAAGACGATGCACGGCATCGCGGAGGACCTCGCAGAGGCTGCGCGCCTGTCGCTGGCCGCGGGGATCGACGTGGAACTGCCCACCGGCGACGCCTACGCCGCCCCGCTGGCGGAGGCGGTGCGCGCCCGGCGCGTGCCCGAGGAGCTCATCGATCAGGCCGTGCTGCGCGTGCTGCAGCAGAAGGAGGACCTGGGCCTGCTCGACGAGGCATTCGAGACGCCGCCCACCGCCGTCGATCTGGACGACCCGCAGCACCGCGACATCGCCCGCCGGCTGGCACAGGAATCGGTGATCCTCCTCTCCAACGACGGCGTCCTCCCGCTGGCGGAGCCCCGGCGGGTGGCCCTCATCGGTCCGAACGCCGACAGCGCCGAGGCGCTGATGGGGTGCTACTCCTTCGCGAACCACGTGCTGGCCCACCACCCGGGGACACCCCTCGGCTTCGAGATCCCCACGCTGCGCGAGGCCCTCGGCGCCGCCCTGCCGGCCGCCGAGATCCGTACCGTGGCCGGCTGCGCGGTGACCGGTGACGACCGCTCCGGCTTCACCGAGGCGGCCGAGGCCGCCGCCGCCGCGGATGTCGCGATCGTCGTCGTCGGCGACCGCGCCGGGCTCTTCGGCCGCGGTACGGTCGGCGAGGGCAACGACGTCGAGAGCCTGGAGCTGCCCGGCGTGCAGCGCGCGCTCGTCGAGACCGTCGCCGCCACCGGCACCCCGACCGTCATGGTGGTGCTGACCGGGCGCCCGTACGCGATCGGGTGGGCACTCGACGACGCCTCGGCCCCGGCTGCGGTGCTGCAGACGTTCTTCCCGGGAGAGGAAGGGGCCACCGCACTGGCGGCCATCCTCACCGGTCACGCCGAGCCCTCCGGTCGCCTGCCCGTGTCCCTGCCGCGCTCGGCCGGCGCGCAGCCCTTCACCTACCTGCATCCGATCCTGGGCGGCGCGTCCGAGATCACGAGCGCGGACAGCACCCCGGTGCGTCCGTTCGGGTTCGGCCTGGGCTACACGTCGTTCGCCTATGAGACGTTCGATGCCGACGAGGCCGCCCCGACGGACGGCGCGTTCACCGTGCGCGTGCGCGTGCGCAACACCGGCGAGCGCCCGGGGACCGAGGTGGTGCAGCTGTACGGCCGCGATGTGGTGGCCAGCGTCACCCGCCCCGTCGCGCAACTGCTCGGGTACCGCCGGGTCGAGCTGGCGCCGGGGGCGGAGGCCACCCTCGTCTTCCGCGTGCCCACCGCCCGTCTGGCCCTCACCGACCGCCGGCTCCACCGGGTGGTGGAACCGGGCGAGATCGAGGTGTGGGTCGGCACGTCCGCCCAGCGCGCGGCGGAGGCGAACGTGCAACTGACCGGGCCCGTCCACTCGGTGACGGCGGCGGATCCGCGGATCACCGAGGTGGAGGTGGACCCGGCGACGGCGCGGGTGCCGGCCGCGACCAGTTGA
- a CDS encoding carbohydrate ABC transporter permease, producing MTATAALIAPGSRVRSRGPRSSTRSTVLIYFVALLLIGLMLAPVAYIILGGFRSNSEITVNPSGFPTVWNWGNYGEVLASGVFWRQVGNSTIAAVATTLSVVILGLMAAFGLSRYRFRGRGAVYALFTAGLMFPMTVAITPLYILVRDLGLMNSLAGVIIPQIAFALPITIIILVPFIGAIPNELEEAASIDGCSRLGFFWRMVLPLAVPGVITVGILAFVNSWNSYMLPLFILNNDASFTLPLGTQAFASQYSVDTARVLAFTSLSMIPALIFFSLFERRIVGGLTGAVKG from the coding sequence ATGACCGCGACCGCCGCCCTCATCGCCCCCGGTTCGCGCGTGCGCAGCCGCGGTCCGCGCTCGAGCACCCGCTCCACCGTCCTGATCTACTTCGTCGCCCTCCTGCTGATCGGGCTCATGCTCGCCCCGGTGGCGTACATCATCCTGGGCGGGTTCCGCTCGAACTCCGAGATCACCGTCAACCCCTCGGGCTTCCCCACCGTGTGGAACTGGGGCAACTACGGCGAGGTGCTCGCCAGCGGCGTCTTCTGGCGTCAGGTGGGCAACTCGACCATCGCCGCCGTCGCGACCACGCTGAGCGTCGTGATCCTCGGCCTCATGGCGGCGTTCGGCCTCTCCCGGTACCGCTTCCGCGGCCGCGGCGCGGTCTACGCCCTCTTCACCGCGGGGCTGATGTTCCCCATGACCGTCGCGATCACGCCGCTGTACATCCTCGTGCGGGACCTCGGCCTGATGAACTCGCTGGCCGGCGTCATCATCCCGCAGATCGCGTTCGCGCTGCCGATCACGATCATCATCCTGGTGCCGTTCATCGGGGCCATCCCGAACGAGCTCGAGGAGGCGGCATCCATCGACGGATGCAGCCGGCTCGGCTTCTTCTGGCGGATGGTGCTGCCGCTCGCGGTGCCCGGTGTGATCACCGTGGGCATCCTGGCGTTCGTGAACAGCTGGAACTCCTACATGCTCCCGCTGTTCATCCTCAACAACGACGCCTCGTTCACCCTGCCGCTGGGAACCCAGGCGTTCGCGTCGCAGTACTCGGTCGACACCGCCCGGGTGCTCGCGTTCACCTCGCTGTCCATGATCCCCGCGCTGATCTTCTTCAGCCTCTTCGAGCGCCGCATCGTCGGCGGTCTCACCGGCGCCGTCAAGGGCTGA